GCCGGCCTCCGGTCAGGGCAAGACCACCGTCACCGCCGCGCTGGCCCGTTTGCACCGCAATCAGGGGCGCAAGGTCCGCGTGTTCAAATGTGGCCCGGACTTTCTCGACCCGATGATTCTCGAACGCGCCAGCGGTGCGCCGGTGTATCAACTGGACATGTGGATGGTCGGCGAGCAGGAAAGTCGTCGTCTGTTATGGGAAGCGGCCGGGGAAGCCGACCTGATCCTGATAGAAGGCGTCATGGGCCTGTTCGACGGCACGCCGTCCAGCGCCGACCTGGCGCGGCACTTCGGTGTGCCGGTGCTCGGCGTGATCGACGGCACGGCCATGGCGCAGACCTTTGGTGCGTTGGCGTTGGGGCTGGCGAAGTATCAGCCGGACTTGCCGTTTGCCGGTGTACTGGCCAACCGCGTGGGCACGCTGCGTCATGCGCAATTGCTCGAAGGCAGCCTGACGGAAGGCTTGCGCTGGTACGGCGCCTTGTCGCGGGAAACCGCGATCGAATTGCCCAGTCGGCACCTCGGTCTGGTCCAGGCCAGCGAGTTGAACGATCTCGACCTGCGCCTCGATGCGGCGGCCGAATCGCTGGCCAGCAGTTGCGATGTGGCGCTGCCGCCTGCCGTGGAGTTCGCCGGGCCCGACGTGATCGCCGCCGAGCCTTTGCTTAAAGGCATCCGAATTGCCGTGGCCCGTGATGAAGCGTTTGCCTTCACCTACGGCGCGAGCCTGGACTTGCTGCGGGCCATGGGCGCCGAGCTGCTGTTCTTCTCGCCGATCCGCGATGCTGATTTGCCGGAAGCTGACAGCCTTTATCTGCCGGGCGGTTATCCGGAACTGCACCATGTGGCGCTGTCACAGAACACCTCGATGCTCGACGCGATCCGCGCCCATCATGCTGCCGGCAAACCGTTGCTGGCCGAGTGCGGCGGGATGTTGTACCTGCTCGATTCGTTGACTGATGTCGAGGGAACTCGCGCCGAACTGGTGGGCTTGCTCAAAGGTGATGCGGTGATGCAAAAGCGTCTGGCCGCGCTGGCGTTGCAAGCGGTTGAGTTGCCGGAAGGTTCACTGCGTGGGCACACCTATCACCATTCGTTGACCAGCACCGAACTTGAGCCGATTGCCCGTGGACTCAGTCCGAACGGCGGGCGTGGGGCGGAGGCGGTTTACCGTGAGGGGCGGATGACCGCCTCTTATGTGCATTTTTATTTTCCGTCCAATCCCACCGCAGTCGCCGCGCTTTTTGCGCCGGACCTTGATGCCGTCTTCGCGAGCAGGCCGAATCGTCGCACCGTCGCTCCTACAATGGATCACCTAACCCCTGTAGGAGCGAGCCTGCTCGCGAAGAGGCCATGACCGACAACGCATTCTCCGAAGCCGAACGCGAAGCGGTCTACCGAGCCATCGCCGAACGTCGCGACATGCGCCACTTCAGCGGCGGCACCGTCGAGCCCGAGTTGTTGCGGCGTCTGCTCGAAGCCGCCCACCAGGCCCCGAGCGTCGGCCTGATGCAGCCCTGGCGCTTCATCCGCATCAGCGACCGGGCCCTGCGAGGCAACATCCAGCGACTGGTGGAAGAAGAACGCATCCGCACCGCCGAAGCCCTCGGCGAGCGCACTGACGAATTCATGAAGCTCAAGGTCGAAGGCATCAACGACTGCGCCGAGGTGTTGGTCGCCGCGCTCATGGATGATCGAGAGCGCCACATCTTCGGTCGTCGCACCTTGCCGGAAATGGACATGGCCTCGCTGTCCTGCGCGATCCAGAACCTCTGGCTGGCCTCTCGCGCCGAAGGTCTGGGCATGGGCTGGGTGTCGCTGTTCGAACCGCAAGCGCTGGCGAACCTGCTGGGTTTGCCACCCGGGGCCAAGCCGTTGGCGGTTCTTTGCCTCGGCCCGGTCAAGGAATTCTATGCGGCGCCGATGCTGGTACTCGAAGGGTGGGCGCAGGCGCGTCCGCTCAGTGAGTTGCTGTATGAAAATTATTGGGGAGTGAGTCAATGAGTGTGGCGTTATTGAGTGTCGCCGCGGTTGCGCTGGACGCGCTGCTGGGTGAACCCAAACGCTGGCATCCGCTGGTGGCGTTCGGCCGTTTTGCCGACCGCATCGAGCAACGTTTCAACGGTGAGGGGCGTGGCTGGCGCAGCCATGGCGTCACCGCGTGGGTGATCGCGGTCGTGCCGCTGACCTTGCTTGCCACGGCTTTTTCCTGGGCACCGTATGTGGGCTGGATTGTCGAGATTCTCGCGCTCTATTGCGCCCTCGGCATGCGTAGCCTCGGTGAGCACGTCGAGCCGGTGGCCAAGGCTTTGCGCAGCGATGATCTGGACGAAGCCCGCAAGCGCGTGGGTTATTTGGTCAGCCGTCAGACCAGTGAACTGGATCAAACCGAAGTGGCCCGTGCCGCCACTGAATCTGTCCTGGAGAACGGCAGCGATGCGGTATTTGCCGCGCTGTTCTGGTTTGCCGTGGCCGGTGCGCCCGGTGTGGTGCTCTATCGCTTGAGTAACACCCTCGATGCCATGTGGGGTTACCGCAACGAACGCTTCGAACGTTTCGGTTGGGCGGCGGCGAAGATCGACGATGTCCTCAACTACCTGCCTGCACGCCTGGTGGCGTTGACCTACGCGCTGCTGGGCAAAACCCGGCTGGCCTTGAAATGCTGGCGCACCCAGGGCCCGACCTGGGACAGCCCCAACGCCGGGCCCGTCATGGCGGCCGGTGCCGGTGCGCTCGGCGTCGAGTTGGGCGGGGCGGCGATCTATCACGGTGAATTGCATCAGCGCCCGCAACTGGGCGAAGGCGTGCCGGCGGATGCCGATTCCATCGACCGTGGCTGGCAATTGGTTCAGCGCGGGGTATGGTTATGGCTGCTGATTCTCTGCGTGGGAGCTGAATTCTATGCTTGAGCACGGTGGTCGCTTGCGCAAGGCCGCGCTCGAATATGGCATTGCCGAAGCTGACTGGCTGGACCTGTCCAGCGGTCTCGCGCCGTGGCCATTCCCGATCCCGGACATTCCGTTGCGCGCCTGGGCGCGCTTGCCGGAAACCGATGATGGTCTGGAGCAGGCCGCTTGCGATTATTACGGCACCGGACAGGTGCTGCCGGTGGCCGGTTCGCAAATGGCCATCCAGTTACTGCCGCGTTTGCGTCGGGCCGGTAAGGTCGGCGTGCTGTCGCCGTGTTACGCCGAACACGCGCACGCATGGCGCAGCAATGGTTACATCGTGCGCGAGGTGCTGGAGCAGGAAGTCGACTTCTATATCGACAGCCTCGACGTGCTGGTGGTGGTCAACCCGAACAACCCGACAGGCTTGAGCCTGAGCCCGAGTCGCTTGCTCGACTGGCATGCCCGACTGGCCTCGCGCGGCGGCTGGCTGGTGGTGGACGAAGCGTTCATGGACAACACGCCGGCGTTGAGCCTCGCGCCGTTTGCCCATCAGGTCGGCCTGATCGTGCTACGTTCCTTCGGCAAGTTTTTTGGCTTGGCCGGTGTGCGGTTGGGCTTTGTGCTGGCTGAGCGCAAGTTGCTCAAGTTGCTCGCAGAGCAGGTGGGCCCGTGGGCGGTCAGCGGGCCGACACGCGTGTTGGGCCAAGCCTGTTTGCTGGACACCGAAGGCCATGCAAGGCAGCGCGCGCGCAGCGAAGAGGCCGGCAAACGCCTGGCACTTTTGCTTGGGCAGTATGGTTTGCAGCCGCAGGGTGGCTGCGCCTTGTTTCAATGGCTGATGATCGAGCATGCCGAAGCGCTTCACGAGTTCATGGCCAGGCGCGGCATCTTGCTGCGGCTGTTCGCCCACAACAGCAGCGTGCGTTTCGGCTTGCCGGCGGATGAAGCCGATTGGCTGCGTCTTGAGCAAGCGCTTCAAGCCTTCGTAAAGGAAGCCCAATGACAACATTGATGGTGCAGGGCACCACCTCCGACGCCGGTAAAAGCACGCTGGTGACGGCGTTGTGTCGCTGGGTCACGCGTCAGGGCGTGCGCGTCGTGCCGTTCAAACCGCAGAACATGGCCCTCAACAGTGCCGTGACCGCCGACGGCGGCGAGATCGGCCGCGCCCAGGCGGTGCAGGCCCAGGCGGCCAACCTGGAACCGCACACTGACATGAATCCGGTGCTGCTCAAGCCCAACAGCGACACCGGCGCCCAGGTCATCATCCATGGTCGCGCGGTCACCACCATGAATGCGGTCGCCTATCACGACTACAAAGCCATCGCCATGCAAGCCGTGCTGGCTTCCCATGAACGATTGAGCGCGGCGTATCCGGTGGTCATGGTCGAAGGCGCGGGCTCGCCGGCCGAGATCAATCTGCGTGCCGGCGACATTGCCAACATGGGCTTTGCCGAAGCGGTGGATTGTCCGGTGGTGTTGATCGCCGACATCAATCGCGGCGGGGTGTTCGCGCATCTGGTGGGCACGCTGGAACTGCTGTCGCCGACCGAGCAGGCGCGGGTCAAAGGCTTCATCATCAACCGTTTTCGCGGTGACCTCGCCTTGCTGCAACCCGGCCTCGATTGGCTGGAAGCGCGCACCGGCAAACCGGTGATCGGCGTGCTGCCGTATGTGATGGATTTGCACCTGGAAGCCGAGGACGGCATCGATCAGCGCCAGGCCGACAAGGCTGAACGCGTGCTCAAAGTGCTGGTGCCGGTGCTGCCGCGCATCAGCAACCACACCGATTTCGATCCGCTGCGCCTGCATCCGCAAGTCGACCTGCAATTCATCGGCCCCGGCCAGGCAATCCCGCCGGCTGATCTGATCATTCTTCCCGGCTCGAAAAGTGTGCGCAGTGATCTTGCGTACCTGCGGGCCAATGGCTGGGACACGGCCATCAGTCGTCATCTGCGTTATGGCGGAAAAGTGCTGGGGATTTGCGGCGGTCTGCAGATGCTCGGTGAGCAGGTGCACGATCCGCTGGGCCTCGAAGGCGCGCCGGGTTCCAGTGCTGGCCTGGGCTTGCTGGCGTTCGAAACACAGCTCGAAGAAGAGAAGCAATTGCGCAATGTGCGCGGTCGTCTGGCGCTGGAGGATGCGCAGGTCAGTGGCTATGAAATCCATGCCGGGGTGACCACCGGGCCAGCGCTGGAAAACGCTGCGGTGCAGCTGGACGATGGTCGCTGCGATGGCGCGCAAAGTGTTGACGGGCAGATTTTCGGCACCTACCTGCATGGCCTGTTTGAATCCCCGGCGGCGTGCAGTGCGCTGCTGCGCTGGGCGGGTTTGCAGGAGGTGCAGGACGTGGATTACCACGGGTTGCGCGAGCGGGATATCGAGCGGTTGGCGGATCTGGTGGAGAAGCATTTGGATACCGCGTTGTTGCGTGAGCTCTGCGGTTTTTGAGAGGACGCTTTCGCGGGTAAGCCTCGCTCCTACAAGGTCAAGAGCGGCTCAGCCCTGTAGGAGCGAGGCTTGTCCGCGAATAGGCCAGCAGCTACACCGCATATTTAAGGAATGAACCATGCTGCAACTGATCCTCGGCGGCGCCCGCTCCGGCAAAAGCCGACTGGCTGAAAAACTTGCGTTAGACAGTCACCTCCAAGTGACTTACATCGCCACCAGCCAACCGCTGGACGGTGAAATGAACGAACGGGTCGCCCATCATCGGGCCCGTCGTCCAGCCGAATGGGCGTTGATCGAAGAGCCAATCGAACTCGCCCGCGTATTGCGCGAAAGCGCCCGCGCCGAGCGTTGCCTGCTGGTGGATTGCCTGACCCTGTGGATGACCAATCTGCTGATGCTCGACGACGCCAAACGTCTCAACGTCGAACGCGAAGCCCTGTTGGACTGCCTGGCCTCCTTGCCGGGTGAAATCATTTTTGTCAGCAACGAGACCGGAATGGGTGTCGTGCCGCTGGGCGAATTGACTCGCCGCTATGTCGATGAAGCCGGTTGGCTGCATCAAGCCCTGGCCGAGCGCTGCCAACGAGTCGTCCTGACCGTCGCCGGCCTGCCCCTGACTTTGAAAGGAACCGCGTTATGACTCAATCCTGGTGGCTGAACCCGTGCAAGCCGATCGACGCGCAAGCCGTCGAGCAGGCGCAGGCACGTCAACAGCAACTGACCAAACCCGCTGGCTCCCTTGGCCGACTGGAATCGGTGGCCGTGCAAATGGCGGGGCTGCAAGGGCAGGTCAAACCGAGTCTCGATCAGCTGTGGATTGCCATTTTTGCCGGCGATCATGGTGTGGTTGCAGAAGGCGTGTCGGCGTTCCCTCAGGAAGTCACCGGGCAGATGCTGCACAACTTCGTCAGCGGCGGTGCAGCGATCAGCGTGTTGGCGCGCCAGCTCGGGGCTTCCCTCGAAGTGGTCGACCTCGGCACGGTAACGCCGTCGTTGAATCTGCCAGGCGTGCGTCACCTCAACATCGGCGCGGGCACCGCCAATTTCGTCGAAAGCCCGGCCATGACGGCTACCCAGGGTGAACTCGCCTTGCAGGCTGGTCGCGACAGCGTGCAACGTGCGGTCGCCAATGGCGCGCAGCTGTTCATCGGCGGCGAGATGGGCATCGGCAACACCACGGCGGCCAGCGCGCTGGCCTGTGCCTTGCTCGATTGCCCGGTGGTGCATCTGGCCGGGCCGGGCACCGGTTTGAACGCGGCGGGGGTCAGCCACAAAGCCCAAGTCATCGAGCGTGCCCTGGCATTACACGGTGCTCAGCGCGGTGATGCGTTGCAAACCCTGTTCAATATCGGCGGTTTTGAGATTGCGGCGCTGGTCGGCGCATATCTGGCGTGCGCCCAGAAGGGTGTTGCGGTGCTGGTGGACGGCTTTATCTGCAGCGTCGCCGCGTTGGTGGCGGTGCGTTTGAACCCTGGCTGCCGCGAATGGCTGTTGTTCGGCCATCGCGGTGCCGAGCCGGGTCATCGTCATGTACTGGAAACCCTCAATGCCGAGCCGCTGTTGGATCTGGGGCTGCGTCTGGGCGAGGGCAGTGGCGCCGCGTTGGCCGTGCCGTTGCTGCGTCTGGCCTGCGATCTTCACGGGCAGATGGCAACCTTCGCCGAAGCGGCGGTGGCGGATCGTCCGGCATGACGTTGCGACTGGATCTTCTGCGCCACGGGGAAACCGAACTCGGCGGCGGTTTGCGCGGTAGCCTCGACGATGCGCTGACCGACAAGGGCTGGGCGCAGATGCGCGCGGCGGTGGTCGAGCAAGGGCCATGGGATCGGTTGATCAGTTCGCCGCTGCAACGATGTGCGCGGTTTGCGCATGAGCTCGGTGCGCAGTTGGAATTGCCTGTGCACCTGGACAAGGATCTGCAAGAACTGCATTTCGGTGCCTGGGAAGGGCAGAGCGCGGCGGCGCTGATGGAGACTGACGCCGAGGGGTTGGGGCTGTTCTGGGCCGATCCGTATGCCTTTACGCCGCCGGAAGGTGAGCCGGTCGAGGATTTCTCAACGCGGGTGCTGGCGGCGGTAGCGCGTCTGCACGCGGCGTATGCGGGTGAACGGATCTTGCTGATCAGTCATGGCGGTGTCATGCGTTTGTTGCTGGCTCAGGCACGTGGTTTGCCCCGTGAGCAGTTGCTGAACGTCGAGGTCGGGCATGGCTCGCTGTTTTCGTTGAGCGTCGAGTCAGGCGTCCTCCTCAAGGAAGCGATCTGACCATGCTGCCCTTCTGGATCGCCCTGCAATTTCTCAGCAGTTTGCCGATTCGTCTGCCAGGCATGCCGGCACCTCAGGAACTGGGTCGGTCGCTGCTGTTTTATCCGCTGGTGGGGCTGCTGTTCGGTGCGCTGTTATGGGCACTGAACTGGCTGCTACTGGGCACGCCTTTGTTACTTCACGCCGCGCTGCTGCTGAGCGTTTGGGTATTGCTCAGCGGCGCGTTGCACCTGGACGGTCTGGCCGATAGCGCCGATGCGTGGCTCGGAGGCTTCGGCGACCGCGAGCGCACGCTGACCATCATGAAAGACCCGCGCAGCGGACCGATTGCGGTGGTGACGCTGGTGTTGGTGTTGCTGCTCAAATTCGCCGCGTTGCTGGCGTTGATCGAGCAGCAGCACAGTCTTTTTCTGATGATCGTTCCGCTGATTGGCCGCAGCGCGATGCTGGGATTGTTCCTGACCACGCCGTATGTGCGTGCCGGCGGGTTGGGGCAGGCGCTGGCGGATCATTTGCCGCGTTTGGCGGGTAAGCGGGTGCTGGCAGTCAGCGCGTTGGCGTGTGTGCTGATCGCAGGGTTCAGTGGTGCCTGGGCGCTTGTGCTGGCGGGGGGGATGTTCGTTTGGTTGCGGCAGGTGATTCTGCGGCGATTGGGCGGCACGACGGGGGATACGGCCGGGGCGATGCTGGAATTGCTGGAGATGGTGGTGCTGGTGGGATGGGCGTTGGTCTGATGGTTTGTGGGCAGGATGTGCCGGCCTCATCGCGAGCAGACTCGCTCCCACGTTGATGGCGTCTTACATAAATTTAACGTCCACTGAAGATCCACTGTGGGAGCGAGCCTGCTCGCGAAGGCGGTCGACCAAGCACCTCGAATATTTATCAATGAACTCATCTGTAACTTGATTTAACACACTCGCGGGTATATACACGCACCATGCTCGATTCCCAATGTTTATGCATCAACCTGCGTCGCGCCGCCCGTGGCGTCAGCAGGCATTACGACGGCGCTCTCGATGGCTTCGGGATCAACGTTGCCCAGTATTCTTTGCTGTGCAATCTGCAGCGTCTGAATGAACCAAGTATTTCCACCCTGGCCGAAGCCATGGGGCTGGACCGCAGCACCCTGGGGCGCAATCTTCGGGTGCTGGAAGGTGAGGGCCTGGTGGCGCTGGTCGAGGGTGAGGACATGCGTAATCGCATCGTCCGGCTGACCGAGGCGGGCGCAGCTCGCCTGGCCGCGGCCTTGCCTGCGTGGGAGGCGGCGCAGCAGCGGCTGGTCGATCGTCTGGGCGCCGAAAAACGCGAAACCTTGTTGCGACTGCTGGACGAACTGGCGTGATGCCGGTTTTTCCGATCTTAAGCGGGTATATACCCGCTACCGGAGAATAAGAATGACCTCGATGTGGCGTACATGCGGTTGGGTGTTGGTGGGGAGTGCGCTGATCCTGGCATTGTCGTTGGGCGTGCGACACGGCTTCGGGCTGTTCCTGGCCCCGATGAGTGCCGAATTCGGCTGGGGGCGTGAGACGTTCGCTTTTGCCATCGCCCTGCAAAACCTGATCTGGGGTCTGGCGCAGCCGTTC
This region of Pseudomonas mandelii genomic DNA includes:
- a CDS encoding cobyrinate a,c-diamide synthase; the protein is MNSHRHCPAVLIAAPASGQGKTTVTAALARLHRNQGRKVRVFKCGPDFLDPMILERASGAPVYQLDMWMVGEQESRRLLWEAAGEADLILIEGVMGLFDGTPSSADLARHFGVPVLGVIDGTAMAQTFGALALGLAKYQPDLPFAGVLANRVGTLRHAQLLEGSLTEGLRWYGALSRETAIELPSRHLGLVQASELNDLDLRLDAAAESLASSCDVALPPAVEFAGPDVIAAEPLLKGIRIAVARDEAFAFTYGASLDLLRAMGAELLFFSPIRDADLPEADSLYLPGGYPELHHVALSQNTSMLDAIRAHHAAGKPLLAECGGMLYLLDSLTDVEGTRAELVGLLKGDAVMQKRLAALALQAVELPEGSLRGHTYHHSLTSTELEPIARGLSPNGGRGAEAVYREGRMTASYVHFYFPSNPTAVAALFAPDLDAVFASRPNRRTVAPTMDHLTPVGASLLAKRP
- the cobT gene encoding nicotinate-nucleotide--dimethylbenzimidazole phosphoribosyltransferase, yielding MTQSWWLNPCKPIDAQAVEQAQARQQQLTKPAGSLGRLESVAVQMAGLQGQVKPSLDQLWIAIFAGDHGVVAEGVSAFPQEVTGQMLHNFVSGGAAISVLARQLGASLEVVDLGTVTPSLNLPGVRHLNIGAGTANFVESPAMTATQGELALQAGRDSVQRAVANGAQLFIGGEMGIGNTTAASALACALLDCPVVHLAGPGTGLNAAGVSHKAQVIERALALHGAQRGDALQTLFNIGGFEIAALVGAYLACAQKGVAVLVDGFICSVAALVAVRLNPGCREWLLFGHRGAEPGHRHVLETLNAEPLLDLGLRLGEGSGAALAVPLLRLACDLHGQMATFAEAAVADRPA
- a CDS encoding adenosylcobinamide-GDP ribazoletransferase; the encoded protein is MLPFWIALQFLSSLPIRLPGMPAPQELGRSLLFYPLVGLLFGALLWALNWLLLGTPLLLHAALLLSVWVLLSGALHLDGLADSADAWLGGFGDRERTLTIMKDPRSGPIAVVTLVLVLLLKFAALLALIEQQHSLFLMIVPLIGRSAMLGLFLTTPYVRAGGLGQALADHLPRLAGKRVLAVSALACVLIAGFSGAWALVLAGGMFVWLRQVILRRLGGTTGDTAGAMLELLEMVVLVGWALV
- a CDS encoding MarR family winged helix-turn-helix transcriptional regulator, with the translated sequence MLDSQCLCINLRRAARGVSRHYDGALDGFGINVAQYSLLCNLQRLNEPSISTLAEAMGLDRSTLGRNLRVLEGEGLVALVEGEDMRNRIVRLTEAGAARLAAALPAWEAAQQRLVDRLGAEKRETLLRLLDELA
- the bluB gene encoding 5,6-dimethylbenzimidazole synthase — translated: MTDNAFSEAEREAVYRAIAERRDMRHFSGGTVEPELLRRLLEAAHQAPSVGLMQPWRFIRISDRALRGNIQRLVEEERIRTAEALGERTDEFMKLKVEGINDCAEVLVAALMDDRERHIFGRRTLPEMDMASLSCAIQNLWLASRAEGLGMGWVSLFEPQALANLLGLPPGAKPLAVLCLGPVKEFYAAPMLVLEGWAQARPLSELLYENYWGVSQ
- the cbiB gene encoding adenosylcobinamide-phosphate synthase CbiB; translated protein: MSVALLSVAAVALDALLGEPKRWHPLVAFGRFADRIEQRFNGEGRGWRSHGVTAWVIAVVPLTLLATAFSWAPYVGWIVEILALYCALGMRSLGEHVEPVAKALRSDDLDEARKRVGYLVSRQTSELDQTEVARAATESVLENGSDAVFAALFWFAVAGAPGVVLYRLSNTLDAMWGYRNERFERFGWAAAKIDDVLNYLPARLVALTYALLGKTRLALKCWRTQGPTWDSPNAGPVMAAGAGALGVELGGAAIYHGELHQRPQLGEGVPADADSIDRGWQLVQRGVWLWLLILCVGAEFYA
- the cobC gene encoding alpha-ribazole phosphatase family protein, coding for MTLRLDLLRHGETELGGGLRGSLDDALTDKGWAQMRAAVVEQGPWDRLISSPLQRCARFAHELGAQLELPVHLDKDLQELHFGAWEGQSAAALMETDAEGLGLFWADPYAFTPPEGEPVEDFSTRVLAAVARLHAAYAGERILLISHGGVMRLLLAQARGLPREQLLNVEVGHGSLFSLSVESGVLLKEAI
- the cobD gene encoding threonine-phosphate decarboxylase CobD, encoding MLEHGGRLRKAALEYGIAEADWLDLSSGLAPWPFPIPDIPLRAWARLPETDDGLEQAACDYYGTGQVLPVAGSQMAIQLLPRLRRAGKVGVLSPCYAEHAHAWRSNGYIVREVLEQEVDFYIDSLDVLVVVNPNNPTGLSLSPSRLLDWHARLASRGGWLVVDEAFMDNTPALSLAPFAHQVGLIVLRSFGKFFGLAGVRLGFVLAERKLLKLLAEQVGPWAVSGPTRVLGQACLLDTEGHARQRARSEEAGKRLALLLGQYGLQPQGGCALFQWLMIEHAEALHEFMARRGILLRLFAHNSSVRFGLPADEADWLRLEQALQAFVKEAQ
- a CDS encoding cobyric acid synthase, with protein sequence MTTLMVQGTTSDAGKSTLVTALCRWVTRQGVRVVPFKPQNMALNSAVTADGGEIGRAQAVQAQAANLEPHTDMNPVLLKPNSDTGAQVIIHGRAVTTMNAVAYHDYKAIAMQAVLASHERLSAAYPVVMVEGAGSPAEINLRAGDIANMGFAEAVDCPVVLIADINRGGVFAHLVGTLELLSPTEQARVKGFIINRFRGDLALLQPGLDWLEARTGKPVIGVLPYVMDLHLEAEDGIDQRQADKAERVLKVLVPVLPRISNHTDFDPLRLHPQVDLQFIGPGQAIPPADLIILPGSKSVRSDLAYLRANGWDTAISRHLRYGGKVLGICGGLQMLGEQVHDPLGLEGAPGSSAGLGLLAFETQLEEEKQLRNVRGRLALEDAQVSGYEIHAGVTTGPALENAAVQLDDGRCDGAQSVDGQIFGTYLHGLFESPAACSALLRWAGLQEVQDVDYHGLRERDIERLADLVEKHLDTALLRELCGF
- the cobU gene encoding bifunctional adenosylcobinamide kinase/adenosylcobinamide-phosphate guanylyltransferase — translated: MLQLILGGARSGKSRLAEKLALDSHLQVTYIATSQPLDGEMNERVAHHRARRPAEWALIEEPIELARVLRESARAERCLLVDCLTLWMTNLLMLDDAKRLNVEREALLDCLASLPGEIIFVSNETGMGVVPLGELTRRYVDEAGWLHQALAERCQRVVLTVAGLPLTLKGTAL